Proteins encoded in a region of the Prunus persica cultivar Lovell chromosome G4, Prunus_persica_NCBIv2, whole genome shotgun sequence genome:
- the LOC18781483 gene encoding dicarboxylate transporter 1, chloroplastic translates to MASLALTTTLSPTLHSLRSHASFPKALLLKPFSVSQTRRNSLKTAALGLGFNKTLISSPKLANLTRDFSPPRRGLSVKAAATTGGSSITPAAKEPWQGAAMKPLLASIATGVILWFVPTPAGVTKNAWQLLAIFLATIVGIITQPLPLGAVALLGLGASVLTKTLTFAAAFSAFGDPIPWLIALAFFFARGFIKTGLGNRIAYQFVSLFGSSSLGLGYSLVFSEALLAPAIPSVSARAGGIFLPLVKSLCVACGSNVGDGTEGKLGSWLMLTCFQTSVISSAMFLTAMAANPLSANLTFNTIKQTIGWTDWAKAAIVPGLVSLIVVPLLLYVIYPPEVKSSPDAPKLARERLEKMGPMSNKEIIMAGTLLLTVGLWIFGGVLNVDAVTAAILGLSVLLVTGVITWKECLAESVAWDTLTWFAALIAMAGYLNKYGLISWFSQTVVKFVGGLGLSWQLSFGILVLLYFYSHYFFASGAAHIGAMFTAFLSVASALGTPPYFGAMVLAFLSNLMGGLTHYGIGSAPVFYGANYVPLGKWWGYGFLVSVVNIIIWLGVGGVWWKFIGLW, encoded by the exons ATGGCGTCGCTCGCCCTCACCACCACTCTCTCCCCCACCCTCCACTCTCTCAGATCCCACGCTTCCTTCCCAAAAGCGCTACTTCTAAAACCGTTTTCAGTCTCCCAAACCCGCCGAAACTCCCTTAAAACCGCCGCTCTCGGTCTCGGTTTCAACAAAACCCTCATTTCCTCCCCCAAACTCGCAAATTTAACCCGTGACTTTTCTCCCCCCCGCCGTGGCCTCTCCGTCAAGGCCGCTGCGACAACCGGCGGCTCTTCGATCACTCCGGCGGCCAAGGAACCATGGCAAGGCGCTGCCATGAAGCCCTTGCTCGCGTCCATTGCGACGGGCGTAATCCTCTGGTTCGTGCCCACTCCTGCCGGCGTCACCAAGAATGCGTGGCAGCTTCTAGCGATTTTCCTCGCCACCATCGTCGGCATCATCACCCAGCCCTTGCCTCTCGGAGCCGTCGCCTTGCTCGGCCTCGGCGCCTCCGTCCTTACTAAGACGCTGACTTTCGCGGCGGCCTTCTCCGCCTTCGGAGATCCAATCCCCTGGCTCATCGCCCTCGCCTTCTTCTTCGCCCGGGGTTTCATCAAGACCGGCCTCGGAAATCGAATCGCTTACCAGTTCGTCTCTCTCTTCGGTAGTTCCTCTCTGGGGTTAGGGTACAGTCTGGTCTTCAGTGAAGCCCTGTTGGCTCCGGCGATCCCATCCGTCTCGGCCCGAGCCGGAGGAATTTTCTTGCCGTTGGTGAAGTCGCTCTGCGTCGCGTGCGGTAGCAATGTCGGGGACGGGACAGAGGGAAAGTTGGGGTCGTGGTTGATGCTGACGTGTTTCCAGACTTCGGTGATTTCGTCGGCCATGTTCTTGACGGCCATGGCTGCTAACCCGTTGAGCGCCAACTTGACTTTCAACACGATTAAGCAGACGATTGGGTGGACGGATTGGGCTAAAGCTGCAATTGTGCCTGGTTTGGTGTCGTTGATTGTGGTGCCGCTGTTGTTGTATGTGATTTACCCCCCGGAGGTGAAGAGCAGCCCCGACGCGCCCAAGCTTGCCAGGGAGAGGCTGGAGAAGATGGGCCCCATGTCCAACAAAGAGATTATAATGGCTGGCACTCTGCTTCTTACG GTTGGGCTTTGGATTTTTGGAGGAGTTTTGAATGTAGATGCAGTTACTGCTGCCATTCTTGGATTATCTGTTCTCCTTGTTACTGGTGTTATTACATGGAAGGAGTGCTTAGCTGAATCAGTTGCTTGGGACACACTTACTTGGTTTGCTGCACTCATTGCAATGGCTGGGTATCTCAACAAATACGGTCTTATCTCCTGGTTTAGTCAAACTGTCGTTAAg TTTGTTGGCGGATTGGGTCTTTCATGGCAGCTGTCTTTTGGCATTCTGGTTCTTCTCTATTTCTACTCCCACTACTTCTTTGCCAGCGGGGCTGCTCATATTGGTGCAATGTTTACAGCATTCTTGTCTGTTGCTAGTGCTCTTGGTACTCCACCATACTTTGGAGCGATGGTGCTTGCATTCCTCTCCAACCTCATGGGTGGCCTTACCCACTATGGTATTGGGTCGGCACCTGTTTTCTACGGCGCTAACTATGTTCCGCTTGGCAAGTGGTGGGGCTATGGATTCCTTGTCTCCGTCgtcaatattattatttggcTAGGAGTTGGAGGGGTTTGGTGGAAGTTCATCGGCTTGTGGTAA